The genomic stretch AGCTCGTGCAAGGCGATGGAGAGCATCAACCCGACCAGGAAGATGAGGATCCCCACCAGAAAGAGCCAGTTCATCTATGCGCGCTCCAGGGCAAGGCGGACGGTCCCGACAGCCCCAGGGTAGTCGAACTCCCACGACGCGACGTGGTGCCAGTGAAGCCAGGCATGGCTCGGTGCCCCCGAAAAGCGCCCCGAAAAGCGCCCCACCAGGCGTCCTACCAGGCGCCCCAGGAAGCGCCGCACGACCGGCCGCTACGGCCGCCAGATCAGGACCAGGGCGCAGTCGTCGTTGTGGCCGGAGGCCATGGCGTTGACCAGGGCTCTCGCGCCGTCGCGGAACCCGGACGGCAGCAGCCGCTCCGCCTCCCCGAGCAGCCGGTCCAGCCCGGCGTCGATGTCGCGGCCCGGCTGCTCGATCAGCCCGTCGGTGAAGAGCAGCAGCGCGTCGCCCTTGCGCAGCGTGCCGCTGTCGGGCTCGCAGTGCAGATCGGGCACCACGCCGAGGACCACGCCCTTGGCCGAGGCGACCTGCCAGTTGCCGGTGCCGGCGTCGAACTTCACCACCGGCGGATGCCCGGCCGAGGTGATCGTGTAGTCGCCCGTGGCCAGGTCGAGGCGCACGTGCACGGCGGTCACGAAACCCTCGTCGCCCCGCTGGCGGTGCAGGTACGCATTGCAGGCGGGCAGGAAGTCGTCGACCGAGCCGAGGAGGCCGCCGAACGTGCCGGACAGCAGCAGCGCCCTGGTGCCCGCGTCCACGCCCTTGCCGGACACGTCCACGAGGGCGATCTCCACGGTGTTTCCGTCACGCATGGAGACCAGGAAGTCACCGCCGAACGAGGACCCGCCGGCCTGCTTGAGCACCACCTTGCCGCCCCAGTCCTTGGGCAGCGGGGGCAGCTCGCCCTGGCTCTTGAGCCGGTCACGCAGCTCCAGCAGCATCGCGTCGCCGCGGAGCCCCTGCACGCCGAGCTTGCCCCTGGTCCGGGCCATGAGCAGCGCGAGCACGGTGGTGAATCCGATCGTCACGGTCAGCCCCAGCCCGATCCGCGACAGGCCGAGCGTGATCGCGATGAAGCCGAGCGCTGCGCCCACCGCCACGAGCAGCTTGATCAGGCTGCGCAGCCGCAGCTGGAGCCCGCCGACCAAGGTGACGAGGATGAGCAGCGAAGGCGAGAACCACTCGGTCGAGACCCTCGCGGCCAGCACGCCGATGATGACCGAGAGTGTGGAGAGCGCGATGAGCAGATTGCGGTCGCGGGCCAGCGGACCCCGGCGGACGAAGCGGACAATGGACACGAGAAAGGGCACCCGCACCAGGACCGCACGGACCCGTGGCGGGATCAGCGGCGCCGGACGGGAACTCATGATGCGCTTGACTGTATCGGTCTGGCCCGTGTTTGGGCAGCCCACTTGACCAAGGCCTTGATCATTAAGCACGGATATTCAGTGGCCCTCCCCCTTCGCCCGCTCCTACGGTGGACTGATGACGTATCCGATCCGTCCCATCGGTGAGGCCGAGTGGCCCGCGTTCCTCGGGGTTCTCGAGGAGGCATTCAACTGGACTCCGCATGCCCAGCAGGCCGAGCGCTGGAAAGCCGAGACGGAGTTCGACCGCACCCTCGCCGTCTTCGACGGCGATCTCATGGTGGGGGTCACCTCGGTCCTCAGCTTCAGGATGACGGTTCCCGGCGGGCAGCTTCCCGTCGGCGGCGTGACCTCCGTCAGCGTGCTGCCCTCGCACCGCCGCCGCGGAGTGCTGTCGTCGATGATGCGCAAGCAGCTCGCCGACATCCGCGAGCGCGGCGAGCCGGTCGCCGCGTTGTACGCCTCCGAGTCGGTGATCTACGGCAGGTTCGGGTACGGCAGGGCCGCGAGCCTGCTGTCGTTCCGCATCCCCAAGCGCAGCTCGGCGTTCGTCAAGAACGCGCCGGTCGACCCCTCGCTCAGGATCAGGGTGGCCAAGCCCGCCGACGTGCGCGCCGATCTCGAGAAGGTGTTCGCGTCCGTGGTGACCGCGCGCCCGGGACGCTACGAGCGCAACGCGGCCTTCTGGGACAGCACGCTGGCAGATGAGGAGTTCGACCAGCGAGGGGCGGGTGCGCTGCGCTCGGTGCTGGCGGAGGACGATCGGGGCGTGCGCGGATACGCGTTGTTCAGGGTCAAGGGCTCCTGGGACGACAACGACCTGCCCACCGGGGAGCTGCAGTTGCACGAGCTGGAGGCGACGGACCCGGCGGCCTACGCCCTGCTGTGGCGCAGCGTCCTCGATCGCGACCTCATCACGACGGTGCGGGCGGCCAGGCCGGTGGACGACCCGCTGATCTCCTTGCTGGCCGACCAGCGGCAGTTGCGGGCCGGCTGGAGCGACGAGTTGTGGGTGCGCCTGGTCGACGTCGAGCGAGCGCTGGCCGGCCGCGCCTATGCCGCGCCGGTCGACGTGGTGATCGAGGTGGAGGACGACGTGTGCCCGTGGAACGCGGGCCGCTGGCGCCTTACGGCGGACACCACGGGCGCCGAGTGCAAGCCGGTCGACGACGAGCCCGACGTGACCGTGCCGGTGGCCGCGCTCGGGTCGGCGTACATGGGCGACGGGCAGCTGGTCCAGCAGCTGGAGGCGGGGCTGGTGCGCGAGCGCCGGCAGGGCGCGGTGCTCGCGCTGGCCACCGCGATGTCCTGGAGTCCGAAGCCATGGGCCGGTCGAGTGTTCTAACCTGAACGGCATGGCGCTGCAAAGCTTGCAGATCACCGCGACCATCGCCATGCGGGCCCGCGACGTGTCGCGACCGTCGAAGGAGCAGCAGGAGGCCGCCGACCGGCGGCCCCTGCGCGACGAGATGCCCCGGCGCGAGTCCAAGGGCAAGGGGCGATAGTTACGGCAGCGAGGGCAGCTGGCCGATCGTCTCGTAGGTGGCCAGCTGGGCGATCCGCCTGCTGTGCCGCTCGCTGCCGGAGAACGTCGTGGTCAGGAAGACCTCGACGAACCTGGTGGCGTCCTCGATGGAGTGCATGCGCGCGCCGACGCTGATCACGTTGGCGTTGTTGTGCTCGCGCGCCAGGCTGGCCGTCTCCTCACTCCAGGCCAGGGCCGCGCGGATGCCGCGCACCTTGTTGGCGGCGATCTGTTCGCCGTTGCCCGAGCCGCCGATCACCACCCCGAGGCTGGCGGGGTCGCCGGCGACGCCCTCGGCGGCACGCAGCACGAACGCGGGATAGTCATCCTCGGCGTCGTAGACGAAGGGACCGCAGTCGGTCACCTCGTGCCCGTGGTCCTTCATCCAGGACACCAGGTGGTTCTTGAGCTCATAGCCGGCATGGTCGGCACCGATGTAGACACGCACCCGACCAGTCTTCCACAGCCCCGACGCTGGGGCTCGCGGGCTAGAGTAAGGACCTGACCCGACGCCCAGTCCTTACGGAAGCAGGAGCCCATGCGAGAGATCCGCGTGATCGGAGATCCGGTGCTGCGCACGCCCGCCGAGCCGGTCACGGACTTCGACCGCGAGCTGCGCCGCCTGATCGATGAGATGTTCCAGGCGATGTACGCGGTCAACGGCGTCGGCTTGGCCGGCCCGCAGATCGGCGTGTCGCGGCGGTTGTTCGTGTACGACATCAACAAGCGCAAGGGCCACGTGATCAACCCGACGCTGACGGTCGACGACCCCGAGGAGATCGTCGACGAGGAAGGGTGCCTGTCGGTGCCGGACCGCCAGACGCGCCTGCCGATCTATGCCCCGGTCGCCCGGGCCGCGGGCGTGACCGTCGAAGGGCTCGACCGGCTGCAGCGGCCGGTGCGGATCAAGGCCCGCGGCTCGCTGGCGCGGTGTTTCCAGCACGAGACCGAGCACCTCGACGGCAAGCTGTACGTCGACCGCCTCCCCAAGAACGAAGCACGCAAGATCGTCCTGAAAGCATAGGTTGGGGCCATGAGCGTACTTTCTGGAAAGGGCGCATTGGTCACAGGGGGCTCCAGGGGCATCGGCAGGGCCATCGTGGAGCGGCTGAGGGAGGACGGCGCCGAGGTCGTCTTCTGTTACGAGCACTCGGAGGAAGCGGCGCAGCAGGTCGCCAAGGAGACCGGCGCGCACGCCGTGCGGGCGGATCTCGGCAGCAAGGAAGACCTGGAGCGGCTGTTCGCCGAGGCGGAGGCGCGGCTGCCGGGGCTGGACGTCCTGGTCAACAACGCCGCCACCACCAGCGGGCAGAAGCCCATGGCGGAGATCACGGACGAGGACTACGAGCGGGCGTTCGCGGTCAACACCCGCGCGGTGTTCCTGGCCATGCAGTGGGCGGCGCGGGTGATGCGGGACGGCGGGCGCATCGTCAACATCTCCACGCTCAACACCCAGGTGCCCGCGCCGGCGCTGTCGCTCTACTGCGGCAGCAAGGGCGCCATCGAGCAGTTCGCCAAGGTGGCGGCGCGGGAGCTCGGCGGGCGCGGGATCACCGTCAACGTCGTCTCGTCCGGCGCCACCGACACCGACATGCTGCGGAACGCCAATCCGCCGGAGGCTCTGGAGCAGACCCGGGCGTTCACGGCCCTGCAGCGGCTCGGAAGGCCCGACGACATCGCGGCCGTGGTCGCGTTCCTGGCCGGTCCCGACGGGCGGTGGGTGACCGGCCACAATCTCCTCGCCAGCGGCGGGTTGATCGTCTAGAGCTGGAGTGACTTGATCTCCAGGTATTCCTCCAGACCGTACCCGCCGAGCTCCCTCCCCACGCCGGACTGCTTGTAGCCGCCGAAGGGGGCCAGCGGGTTGAACTTGCCGCCGTTGACGGCGACCTGGCCGGTGCGCAGCCGGCGGGCGACCGCGACCGCGTGGTCCTCGGTGCCCGACCAGACGGCGCCGGCCAGGCCGTACTTGGTGTCGTTGGCGATATGGACGGCCTCGTCCTCGTTCCTGTAGGGGATCAGCGCCAGGACCGGGCCGAAGATCTCCTCCTGCTCGATCGTCATCCCCGGCTCCACGGCCGCGAACACGGTGGGCTCAACGTAGTAGCCGCGCTCGTGCGGCCGCTCGGTCCCCCCGGCCACCAGCCGGGCGCCTTCCTCCTGGCCCCGGTTGATGTAGCGGATCACGCGGTCGCGCTGGACCTGGGACACCAGCGGCCCGATCCTGGTGGACTCGTCGAACGGGTCGCCGACGGCGTACTTGCCCGCGGCCTCGACCGACAGGCGGACGGCGGCGTCGTACTGGTCGCGGTGGACGAGCATGCGGGTCCACGCCGAGCAGGTCTGGCCCGCGTTGACGAAGCAGTTGGCCACGCCGACCTTGACGGCGGTCTCCAGGTCGGCATCGGGCAGGATGATGTTGGCGGACTTGCCGCCGAGCTCGAGCGCGACCCGCTTGACCGACTCGGCCGCCAGCGAGGCGACCCGGCGGCCGGCCGCCGTCGAGCCGGTGAAGGAGACCATGTCCACCTCGGGGTGGGCGGCCATGGCCTCGCCGACGACCGGGCCACGCCCGCTCACCAGGTTGAACACGCCTGGGGGCAGGCCCACCTCGTCGAAGATCTCCGCCAGCGCGTACGCCGCCAGCGGCGCGACCTCGCTCGGCTTGAGCACGACGGTGCAGCCGGCGGCCAGCGCGGGACCGACCTTGCAGATGATCTGGTGCAGCGGGTAGTTCCACGGCGTGATCGCCGCGACGACCCCGATCGGCTCCTTGACGACCAGCGAGTTGCCGACACGGGACTCGCGCGGGTGGCTCTCGGCGAGCTGGGCGTAGGAGGCCAGCACACCGGCCGGCATCAGCGTCTGGACCTTGAGCGCGAAGCCCAGCGGCGACCCCATGTCCGTCGCGATGGTCTTGGCGATCTCGTGGGAGCGCTGTTTGAGCAGCTCCGCCGCGTCGCCGAGCAGCTTGCCCCGCTCCGCGGCCGCCGTCTGCGACCAGGCGGGAAAGGCTCGCCTCGCGGCGTCGGCGGCCGACTCCACATCGTCGGGGGAGCCCGCGGGCACGCGGTCGATGATCTCTTCCGTGGCCGGGTTCACGACCTCGATGGGCTCGTCGGACGCCGACGCGGTCCAGGAGCCGCCGATATACAGCTGACGCATGGCCACCATCCTGACAGTGCTTCAGACCGGCCGCGAGGGCCTGTCCGAGCGCGGGATAAGTCTTCTACACCGCCACCTGCTTCTTTTCCCCCGTCAGGGTATGGCTATTGCGCTGACGAATATCGATTTGTCAGTCGAAAGCCGGACGTCGGGTCCGGGTGCGCTTCAACTCGAAGAAGTCATCGAACTCCGTGACCGCCAGCACCCCGTCCCACAGCCGGCCTGCCTCCTCACCGCGGATGATCTTGGTGATCACCGGCCCGAAGAAGGCGTTGGCCCCGACGCGGATGATCGGCGTGCCGACCTCCTGGCCGACGAGCGTGATGCCCTCGTCGTGCGAGGCGCGGATGGTCTCGTCCCACTCCTCGGACTCCATCGCGTCCGCGAGGTTCTTGTCGAGGCCGACGGCCTCGAGCGCGGCCTCGTTGACCTCGCGCAGGCGCTCCGGCTCCTTGCTCATTCCCTGGTTGTGCAGGCGGGTGCCGAGCTCGGTGTAGAGGCGGCCGACGTACTCCTCGCCGTGCTTGGCCGCGGCCGCGGCCACCACCCTGACCGATCCCATGGCCTTGGCGGCCCGGGCCTTGTAGTCCTCCGGAACGTCTTTGTCCTCGTTGAGGAAGTGCAGTGACATGAACCGGAAGCGGGGCTCGATGGGGCGGACCTGCTCGACTTCGAGCAGCCACCGCGACGTGACCCAGGCGAACGGACACGCGGGGTCGAACCAGAGGTC from Nonomuraea polychroma encodes the following:
- a CDS encoding ribose-5-phosphate isomerase is translated as MRVYIGADHAGYELKNHLVSWMKDHGHEVTDCGPFVYDAEDDYPAFVLRAAEGVAGDPASLGVVIGGSGNGEQIAANKVRGIRAALAWSEETASLAREHNNANVISVGARMHSIEDATRFVEVFLTTTFSGSERHSRRIAQLATYETIGQLPSLP
- a CDS encoding aldehyde dehydrogenase family protein, which translates into the protein MRQLYIGGSWTASASDEPIEVVNPATEEIIDRVPAGSPDDVESAADAARRAFPAWSQTAAAERGKLLGDAAELLKQRSHEIAKTIATDMGSPLGFALKVQTLMPAGVLASYAQLAESHPRESRVGNSLVVKEPIGVVAAITPWNYPLHQIICKVGPALAAGCTVVLKPSEVAPLAAYALAEIFDEVGLPPGVFNLVSGRGPVVGEAMAAHPEVDMVSFTGSTAAGRRVASLAAESVKRVALELGGKSANIILPDADLETAVKVGVANCFVNAGQTCSAWTRMLVHRDQYDAAVRLSVEAAGKYAVGDPFDESTRIGPLVSQVQRDRVIRYINRGQEEGARLVAGGTERPHERGYYVEPTVFAAVEPGMTIEQEEIFGPVLALIPYRNEDEAVHIANDTKYGLAGAVWSGTEDHAVAVARRLRTGQVAVNGGKFNPLAPFGGYKQSGVGRELGGYGLEEYLEIKSLQL
- a CDS encoding GNAT family N-acetyltransferase, which encodes MTYPIRPIGEAEWPAFLGVLEEAFNWTPHAQQAERWKAETEFDRTLAVFDGDLMVGVTSVLSFRMTVPGGQLPVGGVTSVSVLPSHRRRGVLSSMMRKQLADIRERGEPVAALYASESVIYGRFGYGRAASLLSFRIPKRSSAFVKNAPVDPSLRIRVAKPADVRADLEKVFASVVTARPGRYERNAAFWDSTLADEEFDQRGAGALRSVLAEDDRGVRGYALFRVKGSWDDNDLPTGELQLHELEATDPAAYALLWRSVLDRDLITTVRAARPVDDPLISLLADQRQLRAGWSDELWVRLVDVERALAGRAYAAPVDVVIEVEDDVCPWNAGRWRLTADTTGAECKPVDDEPDVTVPVAALGSAYMGDGQLVQQLEAGLVRERRQGAVLALATAMSWSPKPWAGRVF
- a CDS encoding SDR family oxidoreductase, with the protein product MSVLSGKGALVTGGSRGIGRAIVERLREDGAEVVFCYEHSEEAAQQVAKETGAHAVRADLGSKEDLERLFAEAEARLPGLDVLVNNAATTSGQKPMAEITDEDYERAFAVNTRAVFLAMQWAARVMRDGGRIVNISTLNTQVPAPALSLYCGSKGAIEQFAKVAARELGGRGITVNVVSSGATDTDMLRNANPPEALEQTRAFTALQRLGRPDDIAAVVAFLAGPDGRWVTGHNLLASGGLIV
- a CDS encoding DsbA family protein: MAEKIPVDLWFDPACPFAWVTSRWLLEVEQVRPIEPRFRFMSLHFLNEDKDVPEDYKARAAKAMGSVRVVAAAAAKHGEEYVGRLYTELGTRLHNQGMSKEPERLREVNEAALEAVGLDKNLADAMESEEWDETIRASHDEGITLVGQEVGTPIIRVGANAFFGPVITKIIRGEEAGRLWDGVLAVTEFDDFFELKRTRTRRPAFD
- the def gene encoding peptide deformylase, which translates into the protein MREIRVIGDPVLRTPAEPVTDFDRELRRLIDEMFQAMYAVNGVGLAGPQIGVSRRLFVYDINKRKGHVINPTLTVDDPEEIVDEEGCLSVPDRQTRLPIYAPVARAAGVTVEGLDRLQRPVRIKARGSLARCFQHETEHLDGKLYVDRLPKNEARKIVLKA
- a CDS encoding PP2C family protein-serine/threonine phosphatase translates to MSSRPAPLIPPRVRAVLVRVPFLVSIVRFVRRGPLARDRNLLIALSTLSVIIGVLAARVSTEWFSPSLLILVTLVGGLQLRLRSLIKLLVAVGAALGFIAITLGLSRIGLGLTVTIGFTTVLALLMARTRGKLGVQGLRGDAMLLELRDRLKSQGELPPLPKDWGGKVVLKQAGGSSFGGDFLVSMRDGNTVEIALVDVSGKGVDAGTRALLLSGTFGGLLGSVDDFLPACNAYLHRQRGDEGFVTAVHVRLDLATGDYTITSAGHPPVVKFDAGTGNWQVASAKGVVLGVVPDLHCEPDSGTLRKGDALLLFTDGLIEQPGRDIDAGLDRLLGEAERLLPSGFRDGARALVNAMASGHNDDCALVLIWRP